From the unidentified bacterial endosymbiont genome, one window contains:
- the ilvX gene encoding peptide IlvX, which translates to MNTSIKFCFFRFTTGN; encoded by the coding sequence ATGAATACTAGCATAAAATTCTGTTTCTTCCGATTTACGACGGGGAACTAA
- the ilvL gene encoding ilv operon leader peptide, producing MKALLRVISLVVISVVVIIIPPCGAASGRGKA from the coding sequence ATGAAAGCCCTTCTACGAGTGATTAGCCTGGTCGTGATTAGCGTGGTGGTGATTATTATCCCACCGTGCGGGGCTGCATCTGGAAGAGGAAAGGCTTAA
- a CDS encoding YifB family Mg chelatase-like AAA ATPase — protein sequence MSLSVVYTRAAIGVKAPLISVEVHLSNGLPGLTLVGLPETTVKEARDRVRSAIINSGYAFPAKKITINLAPADLPKEGGRYDLPIAIALLAASEQLNTAGLGSYEFIGELALTGALRGVPGAISGALEAIRAGRQIIVPNENTSEVSLIAEKGCLVAGHLQEVCAYLEGRHQLAEPEESEDSLPDSPDDLSDIIGQEQGKRALEVTAAGGHNLLLIGPPGTGKTMLASRLNGLLPPLNNHEALESAAIFSLVSSASLQKQWRRRPFRSPHHSASLTAMVGGGSIPGPGEISLAHNGILFLDELPEFERRVLDALREPIESGEIHISRTRAKISYPALFQLVAAMNPSPSGHYQGNHNRSSPEQTLRYLGKLSGPFLDRFDLSLEIPLPPPGLLSQTTIRGERSADVRDRVIVAQARQYLRQNKLNARLDNAEIRQFCQLKPEDACWLEETLTRLGLSIRAWQRLLKVSRTIADVEGCTDIGRQHLQEALSYRAIDRLLLHLQKLLA from the coding sequence ATGTCACTGTCAGTTGTCTATACGCGTGCGGCTATTGGGGTTAAAGCACCGCTTATTTCCGTGGAGGTCCATCTGAGTAATGGGCTGCCCGGGCTTACGCTCGTCGGCTTGCCAGAGACGACGGTAAAAGAGGCCAGAGATCGGGTACGCAGTGCGATTATCAATAGTGGTTATGCCTTTCCCGCAAAAAAGATCACCATCAATCTTGCGCCTGCAGATCTCCCTAAAGAGGGAGGGCGATATGATTTACCTATCGCTATTGCGCTTCTCGCCGCCTCTGAGCAGCTTAACACCGCCGGGCTAGGCTCGTATGAGTTCATCGGTGAACTGGCGCTCACAGGAGCGTTGAGAGGCGTTCCTGGCGCCATCTCTGGTGCGCTGGAAGCTATCCGTGCAGGTCGACAAATCATTGTACCTAATGAAAATACGTCCGAAGTCAGCCTTATCGCAGAAAAAGGCTGCCTCGTCGCCGGGCATTTACAGGAGGTCTGCGCGTATCTTGAGGGAAGGCATCAGTTGGCGGAACCGGAAGAGTCTGAGGATAGTCTGCCAGACAGCCCGGACGATCTGAGCGACATTATTGGCCAGGAACAGGGAAAGCGCGCACTTGAAGTCACCGCCGCCGGCGGGCATAACCTTTTGCTGATCGGCCCACCCGGCACAGGCAAAACCATGCTGGCCAGCAGGCTGAACGGTTTACTGCCTCCGCTCAATAATCACGAAGCACTCGAAAGCGCGGCAATATTCAGCCTGGTGAGTTCAGCGTCATTGCAAAAACAGTGGCGTCGCCGCCCTTTTCGCTCCCCGCACCACAGCGCGTCACTGACAGCAATGGTGGGAGGCGGGTCGATTCCCGGTCCCGGAGAGATCTCACTGGCTCACAACGGTATTCTGTTTCTTGATGAATTGCCTGAGTTTGAACGCCGCGTTCTGGATGCTCTGCGAGAACCTATAGAATCGGGTGAGATCCATATTTCCCGTACCCGCGCCAAAATAAGCTATCCCGCGCTTTTCCAGTTAGTAGCAGCGATGAATCCCAGTCCTTCCGGTCACTATCAGGGGAACCATAATCGCTCTTCGCCTGAGCAGACGCTGCGCTATCTGGGGAAGTTATCAGGCCCTTTCCTGGACCGTTTCGATTTATCACTGGAGATCCCCTTGCCGCCACCAGGACTACTCAGCCAGACCACTATCAGAGGCGAGCGTTCAGCAGACGTGCGTGACCGGGTTATAGTTGCTCAGGCCCGACAGTATTTACGTCAAAACAAACTGAATGCACGTCTGGATAATGCTGAGATTCGGCAGTTTTGTCAGCTTAAGCCTGAAGACGCATGCTGGCTTGAGGAAACTTTAACGCGCCTCGGACTGTCGATCAGGGCATGGCAACGCCTGCTTAAAGTCTCTCGAACCATTGCGGATGTGGAAGGATGTACTGATATTGGTAGGCAACATTTGCAGGAAGCATTAAGCTATCGCGCAATCGATCGCCTGCTGCTGCATCTGCAAAAGTTATTGGCATGA
- a CDS encoding DUF413 domain-containing protein, whose amino-acid sequence MAESFTTTNRFFDNKHYPRGFSRHGDFTIKEAQLLERHGYAFNELDLGKREPATEDEKQFVSVCRGEREPESEAERVWIKYMARIKRPKRFHTLSGGKPQVEGAEDYTESED is encoded by the coding sequence ATGGCGGAAAGCTTTACGACGACTAATCGTTTTTTCGACAATAAACATTATCCGCGCGGGTTCTCTCGTCACGGCGATTTCACCATCAAAGAGGCGCAACTGCTTGAGCGCCATGGTTATGCCTTTAACGAGCTGGATCTGGGTAAACGGGAACCTGCTACGGAAGACGAAAAACAGTTTGTCTCTGTATGCCGGGGTGAGCGTGAGCCGGAGTCAGAAGCGGAACGTGTATGGATCAAGTATATGGCGCGCATAAAGCGTCCAAAGCGTTTCCATACGCTGTCTGGCGGTAAGCCGCAGGTGGAAGGTGCAGAAGATTATACCGAGTCTGAGGACTAA
- the hdfR gene encoding HTH-type transcriptional regulator HdfR, translating into MDTELLKTFLEVSRTRHFGRAAEALYLTQSAVSFRIRQLENQLGVNLFTRHRNNIRLTPAGEKLLPYAETLMNTWQAARKEVAHTSRHNEFSIGASASLWECMLSQWLSRLYHSHGHLQFEARIAQRQSLVKQLHERQLDLLITTEAPKMDEFSSQIVGQFGLALYASEPSMMKADLSYLRLEWGPDFQQHEAGLIASDDVPQLTTSSAEVACQQLSLLKGCTWLPIRWADNKSGLHTVTDSTTLSRPLYAIWLQNSDKQSQIKDLLKINVMD; encoded by the coding sequence GTGGATACGGAATTGCTAAAAACTTTCCTGGAAGTGAGCAGGACGCGTCACTTTGGGCGAGCAGCGGAAGCGCTCTACCTGACACAGTCAGCGGTCAGTTTTCGTATTCGGCAACTGGAAAACCAACTGGGGGTAAATCTTTTCACCCGCCACCGCAATAACATCCGCCTCACACCAGCCGGGGAAAAACTTCTGCCCTATGCTGAAACCTTGATGAATACCTGGCAGGCGGCCAGAAAAGAGGTGGCGCACACCTCGAGGCACAATGAGTTTTCGATCGGCGCCAGCGCATCCCTGTGGGAATGCATGCTCAGCCAGTGGCTTTCCAGGCTATATCATTCTCACGGCCATTTGCAATTCGAAGCCCGGATTGCACAAAGGCAGTCGCTTGTTAAGCAATTACATGAACGTCAGCTTGATCTGCTGATCACGACAGAAGCCCCCAAGATGGACGAATTTAGCAGCCAGATCGTCGGCCAGTTTGGTCTAGCTCTTTATGCTTCTGAACCGTCGATGATGAAGGCCGACCTGAGCTATCTGCGTCTGGAATGGGGACCGGATTTTCAGCAACATGAAGCAGGATTAATCGCCAGCGATGACGTTCCGCAGCTAACCACAAGCTCTGCGGAGGTCGCCTGTCAGCAACTTTCCTTACTGAAAGGCTGCACCTGGTTACCCATCCGCTGGGCAGACAATAAATCAGGACTGCATACTGTCACCGATTCCACCACCCTTTCCAGACCTTTGTATGCAATTTGGCTGCAAAACAGCGACAAGCAATCTCAGATTAAAGATCTGCTTAAAATAAATGTCATGGATTGA